A stretch of DNA from Lotus japonicus ecotype B-129 chromosome 4, LjGifu_v1.2:
CATATGTTTGTATCAATTTAAACAATATGATAAATTATACTGTGTATGACCAAATACTGTTTAATATTAAACTTTTACCAGACCTTATCCTATTAGACCTCATACTATTAGATCTAATACTATTAGACTTTGTAGTTTATACATTAAAATATACCAAACGAACCCTATACGATTTATTTGTAAGTTTATGATATATTTGAAAAGATAGTGAGAAAGTTACATCAAGGTCTAGCACATCTAATAGATAGCTTGATTCTTTAAGCATCTAGTCTAGAGTTCGATTCCTTGCCGTTGTGTATGGAGAATGATTTGTCGGGAGAGACGTACCCACTTAGTGTGATCTTTAAGTCTTAAGAGAATTAGTCTCATGGCTGACAGCTATGGGGATACCATATGGAAAAAATAGCGAGAAGTGACGAGAAGTGATGCTGCTATTTCAAAAAATGATCCTTCTGCTGGTTAAGACATTATAATGGCCTAAATTGATTCTTCTTTTCGAATTTTGTTGCTAGAATTAACAGAGTTGTGTTGCTAAAATGGAACCCCCCCCATTGAAGCCATGgattaaaattgattatgatggCTACTTCATTCCAGCTTCTAGGAgttttttgagtttattttataGCATAAACGCTTATAAAAGTGTTTGGATGAGCTTATGGCCTACCTTTCATAAGTTATTAAGAATAGCTTATGAATGAAAACTTCTAATTATCTATaacatattttcaatttatttcaatacatTTCtcaaatagcttatgaataagcgtttaTGCGATAAATGTAACAGAGCCACACCAAACAATGTAACAGAGCCAAAAATTCATCTACATTCTCCACTGACCTCACTTGTTTGGGATAGAAAACTAAATACTAAATAAAGTCCACAACACAAGGAGACTTACTACAAGAATCTAAGCTGCATCACTAAAATGTCATTGTCATACTCAAGATCTTAACATAGACAGAGCTTGTAAGCTTAACAATGAGCCCACCTTCAACTagggcccagtttggaagagcttatttgagcttatctgacagcataagctcttataccagtgtttgggagagcttatgcaaacagcttatggcagaccataagctattttcagcttattttcataagctactcaggatagcttatgaaaaacagcttatgcttatacacagcttatttttaatttatttcaataaatttttaaaaatagcttatgaataagcgcttatgtcataagcgcttatggttaattaagctgtttatccaaacggggcctaggTCTGCCAAATATCCAGCAATAACATTAAACTTCTCATTCTCTTCAAGAACCTCTGAGTGCAAGCGTTTACAAATGAAAAAATGTCATACAAAGAACCAGCAATATACACTTCACATCCAAATACCGAAATAGAAACAATTTGCTCCGTTTGTTTTTACGTTGTGATCGTCTCCAATGTACATTCACACAAATTACAAGACTAAAAAGCCAACAGAACCAAAGAGATAAATTGAGTGAATGTGCTTTCATGTTTTTGCACCTTTATACAAACGCACGAGTATTTTACATGTATAACGTAACTTGAGAATGCATATATCAAAGAATCAAAACTAGATTACTAAATGTTGACAATTCAGTTCATGGGGaaagtttttcattttcttgggATCTCATACTCAACCTTTTTAAAAATTGATACTTACCCGTCTCTCAATCATGAAGCTGCTCATTTCAGATTTATCCCAACCTTAAGTTAAGCTGCCCTTAACAATTCACCATCTCTAGTTGATGTTCAATTTGTTCTAGCAATAGAGTAACATAAATCAGACACAACTAAGCAGGGAGCAGCAAACATATTCGCACGTATGTATAATCCAAATATCTATATACATAGCGAGTTTATAAATGTTCATTACAATATATAAGGAATGTTATTGAACGAATAATCATGGTGTTCGATCAGTACTTCTTAATAGGAGACTAATCAATACGACATTCCAAACGGACCTTAATCAGGTTTTTTAACTATGTTTTGAATAACCACAGTCCTTGCTCTCCTTATCTGTCTACTACATTTATCAGCATGTGCGCTTAAAGTATCCATGGTCTCTGAAAAAGTTTCTATGTTCTTCTTAATCTCGTCTATTGCAATCTTAATAACATCCTCGTTTCTAAGAGCAAAATCAGCATTCTGCAATAATGACTCAAGCTGTAATTCCAATTTGTTGGTAAGAACCCGAATGTTGTCCAAGTCCTTCAATGAAATGTAAGTACCAACCTGCATTGAGCTGATTACCTCCCGTTGTTTCATTAGAGCTTTCTTGTATCGCTTAAAAAGTGAGTTACACCACTTTCCTACTGACCCTATTGGAACAGCCATGGCAGCAGCTAAAGCTGTTACTACTGGTGGCGCAGCAACAGAAGCTGCTACCACTGAGAAAATCAACACAGAAACGAAAGCAGCCACGAAAATGGCATTTGAGACCCTCTTCCAAGTCTTCAGTGATTTAAATTTCTTATCAAGCTTTCTCTTTCTGATTTGCAGCTTCTGCAGCATCAATGCCTGCTGCGTATAAGTTGACTGAAACAACGAGTAAAAGTCCTCTGTAAAGGGGTCCCCAGCATCCTTAAAATTCTTGAGCTCCTGCAATGTCTTCACATACGCCCCCACTTCAACCCCATTCTGCAGCTCTTCGTCAAAGTAGGTAATCACCGACTTGACTATGACCTGGTTTTCGCGAGCCCGTCTCAAACATTTCTCAAGAGAATTGCAGAACTCCAACGTCTGGAGGCTATTATCAAAATAGTCATTCACCAAGGCGAACAACTCCTTGTTGCCCCATATATCTTTCTTGCAATCCAAAATAACTTTGACTACTTCCTGGTTCATCTCAAGCAAACTATCAGTCACTTCTCTCAGCGAGTCAAAAGACAACGATCGAACCTCAACCCCATGAGCAAGGGAACTAATCACCCTGTTGGTGTGCCCCTGAATGGTGGCATCAAAAGATTGCAAGCTTGGATCTTTCACACatgcagcttcataggagctCAAATCAGCTGCATACAGGGAATGGGTACCCATGTTGATGGATGTGGGGGCATCAACACTACTCATCTTGCTGGATTGCCCTCCCATCTTGATAGCTCAAATGCAGATTCTAAAAAGAAATCCAAAACGAAAAAGGGTTCGCTTagaatttccttcttctccctcaaatcaatcacaattcacaaatAATCAAACAGAAATAGTCCTAAACCTCAGCAAGTGCGACCCAAAATAGTAAAGATTAAAAATTTAACAAGATTGTATTGACTTTGGCTAGATCCAGAACTAATTACTCAAAATCATGAACACCCAAATCAAAATTGTAATTTTTAAGCATGTATATGAGGTTACTCCAGGATATAATAAGTTTTTGTTACCTGGGTTTCAGCTGAAGTTCAAGTTGGTGTCATTGACTCTGTGATTCCTTCCCACAAGAACAGCACCTTAGAGAAATTAACTACTGTGTCTGTGATTAAGAGTCAAAGTGGGTTCGTTCACTGGCTTGCGAAGTAGCAAACCAGGAACGAGGACGAGGTCAAGAAAAGTGAAGGAGGAAGGTGAGTGGAAATGGGGTGAAGCATAGTGTGGTTGGGTGGGGGTTTTCAAAGTGGAAAGAAGACTTGTCGTCGCTACTAGTGTTTGGAAATTGgaagtgtttttttattttttagaaaatatcTCTTggtttataaaatttatttatttaatataagatTATCCAAGGAGAAAAAAGTGatgttttttaaataatacgtggtataaaaataaaaaataaaactattttcAAAAATGGTAGTTTAGAAACAactgaaaataaaatcaatttacGAACATGAGGCAGTTTTGGCCGCACATGAAAGAGAAACTTGTAATttgcaagaaaaataaaatttgtcacAAAAACATTTGACTAAA
This window harbors:
- the LOC130714008 gene encoding UPF0496 protein At4g34320-like: MGGQSSKMSSVDAPTSINMGTHSLYAADLSSYEAACVKDPSLQSFDATIQGHTNRVISSLAHGVEVRSLSFDSLREVTDSLLEMNQEVVKVILDCKKDIWGNKELFALVNDYFDNSLQTLEFCNSLEKCLRRARENQVIVKSVITYFDEELQNGVEVGAYVKTLQELKNFKDAGDPFTEDFYSLFQSTYTQQALMLQKLQIRKRKLDKKFKSLKTWKRVSNAIFVAAFVSVLIFSVVAASVAAPPVVTALAAAMAVPIGSVGKWCNSLFKRYKKALMKQREVISSMQVGTYISLKDLDNIRVLTNKLELQLESLLQNADFALRNEDVIKIAIDEIKKNIETFSETMDTLSAHADKCSRQIRRARTVVIQNIVKKPD